The genomic stretch GGGAGGGGGTGCCTCAGGCCAAGATCATCGATTTCGGCCTGGCGAAGGGAATGGGCGGGAAGCTCACCGACCTGACGCTCCATACCCAGCTCGGTCAGGTCGTGGGCACGCTGGAATACATGAGCCCGGAGCAGGCGGGGCTCACCCCTTTGGACGTGGACACGCGGAGCGACGTCTACTCGCTGGGGGTGCTGCTCTACGAGCTCCTGGTAGGGGTCCGGCCGTTCGAGGCTTCTTCATCGGGGGATACGGGCGTTCTCGAGCTCCTCGAGCGCATCCGCCATGAGGAGCCGACCAAGCCGAGCCTGAGATTGGCCGGCCTCGTCGCCCGAGCGGATGCGACCGCGGCTCAACGCGGAACGGATCCCGCAGCGCTTCAGCGAGCACTTCGTGGGGATCTGGATTGGATCGTGCTTCGCGCTCTGGAGAAGGACCGGACGAGACGCTATGCGTCACCGTCCGAGTTTGCCGCCGACATCGAGCGGCATCTCGTTCACGAGCCCGTGGTGGCGAGTCCTCCGAGCACGCTCTACAGGGTCCGGAAGTTCGTCCGTCGACACCGGGCGGGGGTCGCTGCGTGTTTGGCCGTGGCGCTGGCACTTGTGGCGGGTGTGATCGGGACTTCGCTCATGCTCCTGAGGGCGACGCGAGCCGAGCGATCGGCACGCCAAGAGGCCGAGACGGTGCGGCGCACCTCCGACTTCATGGTCGACCTGTTTCAGGTCTCAGATCCAAGCGAGGCGCGGGGAAACACGGTCACGGCCCGAGAGATCCTGGACCGGGGGGCGGAGCGGATCCGACGGGAGCTCAAAGACCAGCCGTTGGTTCAGGCCAGACTCATGAACACGATGGGGAACGTCTATCGCGGACTCGGGCTTTTCCCTCCGAGCAAGGCCCTCTTGGAGCATGCGCTGAGCGTACGAACGCGCACTCTGGGAAGGATGCACCCCGAAGTGGCCTCGAACCTGAACGATCTCGCGTTCACGTACTACCGTTTGGGTGACTACGCGGCAGCCGCGGATCGCGCTCGCGAGGCCTTCCTGATCCATGAGAAAGAGCTCGGGGCGGAGAACATCCAGACAGCCTGGAGCATGTACCACCTCGGGATGAATCTGATAGCCGTCGCGGACATTCAGCGCGGTGAAACACACCTCCGTAAGGCGCTGTCCGTGTTTCGCAGGCAGCTGGGACCCGACGCGACGCCGGTCGCGTGGTGTCTGAACGAGCTGGGGATCGCCGCTTTTGCCAGGGGCGACTATCCGGAAGCACGGGGTCTTCTTCGCGAAGCGGCCCGCATCAAGGAGCTGAATCTCGGGGGAGAACACGTTGACGTGGCGATCGCATACAACAACCTCGGCTATGTCGAGACGCATCTGGGCAACTATGCGGATGCGGAGCGATCCATCGATCACGCGCTCGGCATCGCCCGCCGCTCCCTCGGGGATCAGCATTACGACACGGCCATCTTTCTCCAGAGCAAAGGCGACCTTCTTCGACGGAGAGGGAGGCTCGCGGAGGCCGAACCCCTGCTCCTCGAGGCGGTGGCCATCCAGGAGAAGCGGCGGAATCGCCGTGATCCGGACCTGGCGCTCTCGTTGTGGACGCTTGCGGCCGTGCGTGCCGGCTTGGGTCGAGACGCAGAGGCCGAGGCGGGGTTTCGACGGAGCATGGCGCTCTACGAGGCCATCGATCCCAACCACCCGTTGCTCCCTCCCTGCCTCGAAGAGTTTGCACGCCTGTACGCCGGTATGGGCCGTACCGCCAATGCCGGGGAGCTGCGGAACCGGGCGGCCACGATACGCGCGTGGACCGCCGAGACGAACAGCCCTTCCGGTGGAGGACGAAATGCGAGAGAACCGGGGCCCACCCGTTAAGGGACGGCGTGAAGCTCACGTGTTCGTTCACTGGCGCAGACGTCACACTGCTGACACCCAAGAGGAGCGTTCTCATGGCACACAACCGTCTACCCTCGTTCTTCGTGGCCGCGCTCAGCCTGGTGTTCCTGCCCGATGTCGCCATGGCCGTCGAAGTAGCCCACTTCAAGCTCAAGGAGTCCTCGGCGCTTGCGATCTATCATGAAGCCACGGGATGCGTCACGACCGATGTGTTCGTCTTTGCCTCGTCGAGTGCCACGCACAAGGATGGGTCGGTCCCAACCCGTTTGGCCAGCGTTGTCATCACCAGGGTTGACACCTGTCAAGGCGAGACAAAGATGGCAGCCACCGGTGACGCCGAAGTGATCGACTTCCAGGTCGATCCGAATCTCCAGACGGCCACGCTACACGCCGTAATCCCGGTCTATGACTTCGAGGAGGACCGGTTCTTCGACGCGCTCGTGGATCTGAG from Candidatus Eisenbacteria bacterium encodes the following:
- a CDS encoding serine/threonine-protein kinase → MADPPLPATTPLGDSKDLGILGDYRLIQRLGSGGMGDVYEAEQEHPVRRRVAIKLIKLGMDTREMVARFESERQALALLNHPHIAQVYESGNTSDGRPYFVMEHVRGVPIREYCDQNRLSVEARLRLFQQVCEGVQHAQQKGIIHRDLKSSNILVTVWEGVPQAKIIDFGLAKGMGGKLTDLTLHTQLGQVVGTLEYMSPEQAGLTPLDVDTRSDVYSLGVLLYELLVGVRPFEASSSGDTGVLELLERIRHEEPTKPSLRLAGLVARADATAAQRGTDPAALQRALRGDLDWIVLRALEKDRTRRYASPSEFAADIERHLVHEPVVASPPSTLYRVRKFVRRHRAGVAACLAVALALVAGVIGTSLMLLRATRAERSARQEAETVRRTSDFMVDLFQVSDPSEARGNTVTAREILDRGAERIRRELKDQPLVQARLMNTMGNVYRGLGLFPPSKALLEHALSVRTRTLGRMHPEVASNLNDLAFTYYRLGDYAAAADRAREAFLIHEKELGAENIQTAWSMYHLGMNLIAVADIQRGETHLRKALSVFRRQLGPDATPVAWCLNELGIAAFARGDYPEARGLLREAARIKELNLGGEHVDVAIAYNNLGYVETHLGNYADAERSIDHALGIARRSLGDQHYDTAIFLQSKGDLLRRRGRLAEAEPLLLEAVAIQEKRRNRRDPDLALSLWTLAAVRAGLGRDAEAEAGFRRSMALYEAIDPNHPLLPPCLEEFARLYAGMGRTANAGELRNRAATIRAWTAETNSPSGGGRNAREPGPTR